A window of the Pedobacter frigiditerrae genome harbors these coding sequences:
- a CDS encoding carboxypeptidase-like regulatory domain-containing protein yields the protein MKKRILICFLSALSLMSFSAFMSDDDPITLLLKKLEEFTKKFPQEKVHLHLDKPYYVMGEDIWLKAYVVTAEKNEPSNLSKILHIDLLDFDNKVAKKLILNIDSGKASGYLTIPDSLASGSYRIRAYTKYMRNFDNDFFFERKINLQNLTETIKPKTTKNNESIIDLQFFPEGGNMIYGIRSKIGVKAVDETGFGKNVTGYIIDETKQKVAVFETEHAGMGVFALSPVKGKNYKAVLVNVDGTTSSFNFPKIEEQGYNLSINTSSENLTIKIASNSDLVKGQKLNLTAQCNGITYFTSTTNFDSPIFTAAIAKSRFPTGIIQFTLFENLKPVAERVVFINHKDQIKINLTEIKTKIQNNHSILNLTSTDINNNPIDGNFSVSVVDESKVSFNEDDENTILSNLLLSSDLKGFIEQPNYYFNNINDDKERQLDNLLLTQGWRRFNWGDLINNKDRSITYNVERSLEISGLITDLRNNPIANAKVVLMSTTNGFDLILDTVSNSMGRFSFDRLDIPDSINFIVQAKSGKGDKNVKLILDEEPTISVKKHFDRQLAFQSYIDNAKEQYNGLSQFSPEGIKLKTVNINKKKELKPIINIPNSKSRNGSADYVVPKERFKDKSGTMFELFFGVPGVKIEEGKIIRTIKNTTSIAPNFKGKQQPMLVILDGSPLASQESLGWMPASTVEGIEILISNYNTAIYDDGYWGVILITTKSGAVEPIINDPSFKTYNIAEISNYGFSASKQFYIPKFDPKNKDNKEPNAYTLRSTIYWNPNVNTDVNGKATINFPSSNAKSYKVTIEGMDSFGNLGRKTYTYPNNNKSL from the coding sequence ATGAAAAAAAGGATTCTCATTTGCTTCTTAAGCGCATTAAGTTTAATGAGTTTTTCAGCATTTATGTCTGATGATGATCCAATAACCCTGCTTCTTAAAAAGCTAGAAGAGTTTACAAAGAAATTTCCCCAAGAAAAAGTTCATCTACATTTAGACAAACCTTATTATGTAATGGGTGAAGATATTTGGCTAAAAGCGTATGTTGTAACCGCAGAAAAGAATGAACCTTCTAACCTTAGCAAGATACTGCATATTGACTTATTAGATTTTGATAATAAAGTTGCTAAAAAACTTATTTTAAATATTGATAGTGGGAAGGCCTCTGGATATTTAACCATTCCTGATTCCTTGGCTTCTGGTAGTTATCGTATTAGGGCATACACTAAGTATATGCGCAATTTTGACAATGATTTTTTCTTTGAAAGAAAAATTAACTTGCAAAACCTAACAGAAACTATTAAACCAAAAACCACTAAAAACAATGAAAGCATTATAGATCTTCAGTTTTTTCCAGAAGGTGGAAATATGATTTATGGTATAAGAAGTAAAATTGGAGTAAAAGCAGTTGACGAAACAGGTTTTGGAAAAAATGTTACTGGATATATTATTGATGAGACAAAACAAAAAGTCGCAGTCTTCGAAACAGAACATGCTGGTATGGGCGTATTTGCATTAAGCCCTGTTAAAGGAAAAAACTACAAAGCTGTTTTGGTTAATGTCGATGGCACTACATCTTCTTTTAATTTTCCAAAAATTGAGGAACAGGGCTATAATCTGTCCATAAATACTTCTTCAGAGAATCTAACAATAAAAATTGCTTCTAATTCAGACTTAGTTAAAGGTCAAAAATTAAATCTGACAGCACAATGCAATGGAATAACATATTTTACCTCTACAACAAATTTTGATAGTCCAATTTTTACCGCTGCTATAGCAAAATCAAGGTTTCCTACTGGGATTATTCAGTTTACCTTATTTGAGAATTTAAAACCTGTTGCAGAGCGTGTGGTTTTCATAAATCATAAAGATCAAATAAAGATTAACCTTACTGAAATAAAAACTAAGATCCAAAATAATCACAGCATTTTAAACTTAACCTCAACTGATATTAACAACAACCCAATAGATGGAAATTTTTCAGTTTCTGTTGTTGATGAAAGCAAAGTTTCATTTAATGAAGATGATGAAAACACAATACTTTCTAACCTGTTACTTAGTTCAGACTTAAAAGGATTTATTGAGCAACCAAATTACTATTTTAACAATATAAATGACGATAAAGAGCGTCAATTAGACAATCTTTTGCTTACTCAAGGTTGGAGAAGATTTAATTGGGGAGATCTTATTAATAATAAAGATCGAAGTATAACTTATAATGTGGAAAGAAGTCTAGAGATTTCTGGTTTGATTACAGATTTGAGAAATAATCCTATTGCCAATGCCAAAGTAGTATTAATGTCTACTACAAATGGCTTCGATTTGATTTTAGACACTGTCTCGAACAGTATGGGTAGATTTTCATTTGATAGGTTAGATATACCAGACAGTATTAACTTTATTGTACAAGCTAAATCGGGAAAAGGAGATAAAAATGTGAAGCTTATTTTAGATGAAGAGCCGACGATTAGTGTGAAAAAACATTTTGATCGTCAGCTCGCTTTTCAAAGTTACATTGATAATGCAAAAGAACAATATAATGGATTATCCCAATTTAGTCCTGAAGGTATTAAGCTTAAAACTGTCAATATCAATAAAAAAAAGGAGTTAAAACCTATCATAAATATTCCCAATTCAAAGAGTAGAAATGGAAGTGCCGATTATGTAGTTCCAAAAGAACGCTTCAAAGATAAAAGCGGTACGATGTTCGAACTATTCTTTGGTGTTCCTGGGGTAAAAATAGAAGAAGGTAAAATTATAAGAACAATAAAAAATACTACCTCCATAGCACCAAACTTTAAAGGTAAACAGCAACCAATGTTGGTTATTCTAGATGGTTCGCCACTTGCATCCCAGGAATCACTAGGTTGGATGCCCGCTTCAACGGTAGAAGGGATAGAAATTTTAATCTCAAATTATAATACGGCAATTTATGATGATGGTTATTGGGGGGTAATTCTCATCACAACTAAATCTGGTGCCGTAGAACCAATCATTAATGATCCTTCCTTTAAAACTTATAATATAGCAGAGATTTCTAATTATGGGTTCTCTGCTTCAAAACAATTTTACATTCCAAAATTTGATCCTAAAAACAAGGATAATAAAGAACCAAATGCATATACATTAAGAAGTACAATCTATTGGAATCCAAACGTTAACACGGATGTTAATGGAAAAGCGACCATCAACTTCCCTAGTTCTAACGCAAAAAGTTATAAAGTAACAATAGAAGGGATGGACAGCTTTGGCAACTTAGGAAGAAAAACATATACCTATCCAAACAATAATAAATCACTATGA
- a CDS encoding TonB-dependent receptor, protein MKKRIVICFICVLSLFSFSAFMADDDPITILLKKLEEFTKKFPQEKVYLHLDKPYYAIGDDIWFKAYVVDSKTAAPTSISNILYIELINEKDSLTKQLKLQMVSGIAWGDFKLSDSLAEGNYRIRAYTQWMRNAGAEFFFDKSIKIGNGWANKVFTKTNNVYSLVNNIEQLKSTIQFTDKTGKPYNNANVAFETRLNNVVGSKGNAMTNANGEITIETLNKDPNTKKTGLIKTTISMADGSKVVKAIPIKSFSTDVDVQFFPEGGRLIEGLPCKVAFKAVNSNGIGENVSGVITDNDGAEVLTFESTYLGMGSFSLNPSAGKIYTAKIKLSNGNEKIIKLPVAESSGYTFLVNNIDTAKTTVRIMLTENLLNKGELSLIAQHNGEVLATTKISTTKQISTVVLPKAKFPSGIIQLTLFSPENLPVSERIIFVNNSSDKIDVSLNNLKQTYAKKGNVNFEIVGANNNQPAQGSFSIAVTNSDIIAADPNNESNILTSLLLTSDLKGFVEKPNYYFLTNDSKTAIELDNLLLTQGWRKIDWKEVNNLSLPKTAFPAEKHMSISGLVTTNGNKPIANGKITLLSTSKGMVMANTVTNELGRFSFDEVSFGDSIKFVLQGSNKEGKKDVKIILDKFPVQTINRNVNTGDIEVNVNTSMMKYLTESSEYFDEQYKKGFLNRTNQLKTVNIVQKVTKEERAAPNSSNLNGRGRANHIITAEDLKNTFDLAQYLRSGRVPGVTVRTNPEFNNIPMLTRPRTPPKNPDDPEDPEQPYMAISMDGLVIQKLSADLINTDDIESIEVITDISLSTIYGTDAYYGILIITTKQGKGRKMSEINAPGITIFTPKGFDSVRQFYSPKYDTSTDKNPDLRTTIYWNPNVVTDANGKANINYYNTDRAGNYRIVIEGIDVEGNLARKVITYQVN, encoded by the coding sequence ATGAAAAAAAGGATCGTCATTTGCTTTATATGCGTGTTAAGTTTATTTAGTTTTTCAGCATTTATGGCTGATGATGATCCAATAACCATCCTTCTTAAAAAGCTAGAAGAGTTTACAAAGAAATTCCCGCAAGAAAAAGTCTATTTGCATTTAGATAAACCTTATTATGCCATAGGCGATGATATTTGGTTTAAGGCTTATGTGGTTGACAGCAAAACAGCTGCACCAACCTCAATTAGCAATATCTTATACATTGAGTTGATTAATGAAAAAGATTCCCTAACCAAGCAACTTAAGCTACAAATGGTTTCCGGAATTGCTTGGGGTGATTTTAAACTTTCAGATTCGTTAGCCGAAGGTAATTATAGAATAAGAGCCTATACACAGTGGATGCGAAATGCTGGTGCAGAGTTCTTTTTTGATAAATCCATAAAAATTGGAAATGGTTGGGCAAATAAGGTTTTCACTAAAACCAATAATGTATACAGTTTAGTTAATAATATTGAGCAGCTAAAAAGTACGATTCAATTTACAGACAAAACTGGAAAACCTTATAACAATGCTAATGTTGCATTTGAAACACGGTTAAATAATGTAGTTGGAAGTAAGGGTAATGCGATGACCAATGCAAATGGAGAGATTACCATCGAAACCTTAAACAAGGATCCCAACACTAAAAAGACAGGACTAATAAAAACCACCATTTCTATGGCTGATGGGTCTAAAGTTGTAAAGGCAATTCCTATTAAATCTTTTTCAACTGATGTTGATGTGCAGTTTTTTCCTGAGGGAGGAAGATTGATTGAAGGTCTACCTTGCAAAGTGGCATTTAAAGCTGTTAATAGCAATGGTATTGGAGAAAATGTAAGTGGAGTAATTACAGATAACGATGGAGCTGAAGTGTTAACTTTTGAGTCTACCTATTTGGGAATGGGTTCTTTTTCTCTTAACCCATCAGCAGGAAAAATCTACACTGCTAAAATAAAGCTCTCAAATGGCAATGAAAAAATAATTAAGCTTCCTGTAGCAGAAAGTAGTGGTTACACTTTCTTAGTAAACAACATTGATACTGCAAAAACGACCGTAAGGATTATGCTCACCGAAAACCTACTAAATAAGGGCGAATTGAGTTTAATCGCTCAACATAATGGAGAAGTGCTAGCGACAACCAAAATTTCGACAACAAAACAGATATCAACAGTTGTTTTACCGAAAGCCAAATTTCCCTCAGGGATAATCCAACTTACGCTGTTCTCCCCAGAAAATTTACCTGTAAGCGAAAGGATAATTTTTGTAAATAACTCAAGTGATAAGATCGACGTGAGTCTTAATAATTTAAAGCAAACGTATGCCAAAAAAGGAAATGTAAATTTTGAAATAGTTGGCGCAAACAATAACCAGCCAGCTCAAGGAAGTTTTTCTATTGCCGTTACAAATTCAGATATTATAGCTGCAGACCCAAACAATGAATCAAATATTTTAACCAGCCTATTACTTACTTCAGACCTTAAAGGATTTGTTGAAAAGCCGAATTACTATTTTTTAACTAACGATTCAAAAACCGCAATAGAACTTGACAACTTATTGCTTACCCAAGGATGGAGAAAGATAGATTGGAAGGAAGTAAATAACTTATCGCTACCTAAAACTGCTTTTCCGGCAGAAAAACACATGAGCATTAGTGGTTTAGTTACAACTAATGGCAATAAACCGATAGCTAATGGAAAAATCACCTTACTATCTACCTCAAAGGGCATGGTAATGGCTAACACGGTGACAAATGAATTGGGCCGTTTCAGTTTTGATGAGGTAAGTTTCGGTGACAGTATCAAATTTGTATTGCAAGGCAGTAATAAGGAAGGAAAAAAAGATGTGAAAATTATCCTAGACAAGTTTCCTGTACAGACCATAAATAGAAATGTAAACACAGGAGACATTGAGGTTAATGTAAATACATCAATGATGAAATACTTAACTGAGAGCAGCGAATATTTTGATGAGCAATATAAAAAGGGCTTTTTGAATAGAACAAATCAACTCAAAACCGTAAACATCGTACAAAAAGTTACCAAAGAGGAAAGAGCTGCGCCAAACTCCTCAAACTTGAATGGTCGAGGTAGGGCAAATCACATTATAACTGCAGAAGATTTAAAAAACACTTTTGATTTAGCCCAATATTTAAGATCTGGAAGGGTACCAGGTGTAACTGTAAGAACTAATCCAGAATTTAATAACATACCGATGCTTACTAGACCGAGGACACCTCCAAAAAACCCTGATGATCCTGAAGATCCAGAGCAACCTTACATGGCCATATCAATGGATGGTTTAGTTATACAAAAACTCTCGGCAGATTTAATTAATACCGATGACATTGAAAGTATTGAAGTTATAACGGATATCTCATTATCTACAATTTATGGTACAGATGCCTATTACGGAATATTAATCATTACAACAAAACAAGGAAAGGGAAGAAAAATGTCTGAAATTAATGCCCCAGGCATTACCATTTTTACACCAAAAGGTTTCGACAGTGTTAGACAATTCTATTCTCCAAAGTATGATACAAGCACTGATAAAAATCCTGATCTGCGCACCACTATTTATTGGAATCCAAATGTTGTAACAGATGCTAATGGAAAGGCAAATATTAATTACTATAACACAGACAGAGCAGGAAATTATAGAATTGTAATAGAAGGAATAGATGTTGAAGGAAATTTGGCTAGAAAAGTTATCACTTATCAAGTAAATTAA
- a CDS encoding TonB-dependent receptor plug domain-containing protein: protein MKTKFNLIALSLLTIIIFGFKIDETPLEKLLKQLAKITSTYPQEKVHLHFDKPYYVIGEDIWFKAYVVTAEKNEPSLLSKVLYLDLINNKNQILKKATISIDKGFGSGNFSLIDSLGAGTYRVRAYTNYMRNYDDQFFFEKFITIGNILDPIITNKTKEKKLDFDLQFFPEGGNLIKGIRSKIGVKAVTSDGLGANLSGYIINRNKEKVAEFTTAHAGMGIFALIPQALEKYSAIITLADGTSKSFDLPAVMETGYALAVNTTNENINIRISSTVDLVDSKDVYVVAQANGITYASFTSKVDKPSLSASIPKKNFPTGMVHVTLFNSNSKPVAERLIFVNHNDELRIEIKNTENAIVKKKSAIDILATDISGNPVDGSFSVAVTDVSKVVINEDEEKTILSNLLLTSDLKGFIEAPNYYFNVANPDRESHLDNLLLTQGWRRFVWQEVINEKDPEITFRPEQSLEIAGKVTSIGNKPMPNAKVIMFSKTKGYTFLLDTISDIKGNFVFDMLDIPDSAAFILQAKQGKDNKNINLKVNPYPVVNNNKYIGNAIDISTYVENTKAMFYELNKFNLLDKGILLSTVNIVGKRALKPLINIPNSANASGAADKVVKSDQLNYETNILNAFSKIGGVLVKNGMIYRASGRTVSMTLPPQPMLVILDGVYVKQAEQPGFISSINPLDIEGIEVLTSNYNTSVYGEDGYWGIVFITTKNGSTGVNPPSTNTTSVRNRGFTIKKEFYSPNYDDPKINQQMLDLRSTIYWNPNINTDAKGIANFSYFNASSPTTYRVTIEGMDAFGNIGRKVLTYKVGQPN from the coding sequence ATGAAAACAAAATTTAATCTAATTGCACTCTCCCTCCTAACAATAATCATATTCGGCTTTAAAATTGACGAAACGCCACTCGAAAAATTGTTAAAACAACTAGCGAAAATAACTTCTACTTATCCTCAAGAAAAAGTCCACTTACATTTCGACAAACCTTATTATGTTATTGGTGAAGACATTTGGTTTAAAGCTTATGTTGTAACTGCAGAAAAAAACGAACCATCATTGCTCAGCAAAGTTCTTTATCTCGATCTAATAAATAACAAAAATCAAATTCTAAAAAAAGCTACCATTTCAATTGATAAAGGTTTCGGTTCAGGAAATTTTAGCCTTATAGACTCACTTGGTGCTGGCACATACAGGGTACGGGCATATACCAATTATATGCGCAATTATGATGATCAATTCTTCTTTGAAAAATTTATTACAATTGGAAATATCTTAGACCCTATTATTACTAATAAAACAAAAGAAAAAAAGTTAGATTTTGATCTTCAATTCTTTCCAGAGGGAGGAAATTTAATTAAAGGCATCAGAAGCAAAATTGGAGTAAAAGCTGTTACTTCTGATGGATTAGGCGCTAATCTTTCTGGATATATTATCAATAGAAATAAGGAGAAGGTTGCAGAATTTACGACTGCCCACGCTGGTATGGGCATATTTGCATTAATTCCACAAGCTTTAGAAAAATATTCAGCGATTATAACATTAGCCGATGGGACAAGTAAATCGTTCGATCTGCCTGCAGTTATGGAAACTGGGTATGCTTTAGCTGTTAATACAACGAATGAAAACATTAACATTCGGATATCTAGCACTGTTGACTTAGTAGATTCGAAAGATGTTTATGTTGTAGCACAAGCAAATGGAATAACTTATGCTTCATTTACAAGCAAGGTAGATAAGCCCTCTTTATCTGCAAGCATTCCGAAAAAGAATTTCCCAACAGGTATGGTTCATGTTACGCTTTTTAATTCCAATAGCAAACCTGTTGCAGAAAGATTAATTTTTGTAAACCACAACGATGAACTTCGCATTGAAATCAAGAATACTGAGAATGCAATTGTTAAAAAAAAATCTGCCATAGATATTTTAGCTACTGATATCTCAGGAAATCCTGTTGATGGAAGCTTTTCAGTAGCTGTAACTGATGTATCAAAGGTTGTGATAAATGAGGATGAAGAAAAGACAATTCTATCAAATCTTTTATTAACATCAGATTTAAAAGGTTTTATAGAGGCGCCTAATTATTATTTTAATGTTGCCAACCCAGATAGAGAAAGTCATTTAGACAATTTGCTGTTAACACAAGGTTGGAGGCGTTTTGTTTGGCAAGAGGTAATTAATGAAAAAGATCCAGAAATCACTTTTAGACCCGAGCAAAGTTTGGAAATAGCAGGCAAGGTAACCTCAATTGGCAACAAACCAATGCCAAATGCAAAAGTAATCATGTTCTCTAAAACTAAGGGTTATACTTTTTTACTAGATACGATTTCTGACATTAAAGGAAATTTTGTCTTTGATATGTTAGATATTCCTGATAGCGCTGCATTCATTCTACAAGCAAAACAAGGGAAAGATAACAAAAACATCAACCTAAAAGTTAATCCTTACCCTGTTGTAAACAACAATAAATACATAGGCAATGCAATAGACATTTCAACATACGTAGAAAATACAAAAGCAATGTTTTATGAACTCAATAAGTTCAATTTACTTGATAAGGGAATTTTGCTTAGCACCGTAAATATTGTTGGCAAGAGAGCGCTGAAGCCATTAATTAACATTCCAAACTCTGCTAATGCTAGTGGAGCCGCTGATAAGGTAGTAAAAAGCGATCAGTTAAACTATGAAACTAACATCTTAAATGCTTTTAGTAAAATTGGCGGGGTTTTGGTGAAAAATGGGATGATTTATAGAGCATCAGGCAGAACAGTTTCTATGACACTACCTCCTCAACCTATGCTTGTTATATTAGATGGAGTATATGTTAAACAGGCAGAACAGCCAGGGTTTATTTCTTCAATTAATCCTCTTGACATTGAAGGGATTGAAGTTTTAACAAGTAATTATAATACATCTGTATATGGAGAGGATGGCTATTGGGGCATTGTTTTTATTACCACAAAAAATGGAAGTACTGGTGTAAATCCGCCATCAACCAATACAACAAGCGTTAGAAACCGTGGCTTTACAATTAAGAAAGAATTCTATTCGCCTAACTATGATGATCCAAAAATCAATCAGCAAATGCTAGATTTAAGAAGTACAATATATTGGAACCCAAATATAAATACTGATGCCAAAGGGATTGCAAACTTTAGTTATTTTAATGCAAGCAGCCCCACAACTTATAGAGTTACCATAGAAGGGATGGATGCATTTGGGAATATTGGCAGAAAAGTACTTACTTATAAAGTTGGTCAACCTAATTAA
- a CDS encoding enoyl-CoA hydratase/isomerase family protein, with product MKTIEVTIKDRLAIITLNRGKSNSLNREMVTELTDILTNIDADSNIAGVMITGKDHFFSAGLDLIEIYNYNEEEAKSFWNLFLTFVAKITAFKKPLIAAINGHSPAGGCVIALACDARVMAEGKYIIGLNEVPVGIIVPTCIFDLYSFWLGKADATRSLLEGKLFNPEEALTIGLVDELVKPESILTAAERKARKYMAHESNTWSQSKLNIRKELIASTSADQSADLEIMLKQWWSPSTRAILKTIIDSLQRKTTNS from the coding sequence ATGAAAACAATAGAAGTAACTATTAAAGATCGGTTGGCAATAATTACCTTAAATCGAGGAAAATCAAATTCTTTAAACCGCGAAATGGTTACAGAATTAACAGATATACTAACCAACATTGACGCTGACTCAAATATTGCAGGAGTAATGATAACTGGTAAAGATCATTTTTTCTCCGCTGGCTTAGACCTTATAGAAATATATAACTACAATGAAGAAGAAGCCAAAAGCTTTTGGAATTTGTTCTTAACTTTTGTTGCTAAAATAACAGCATTCAAAAAACCCTTAATAGCAGCAATAAATGGCCATAGTCCTGCTGGTGGTTGTGTAATCGCCTTAGCTTGCGACGCACGAGTAATGGCAGAAGGGAAATACATCATAGGTTTAAATGAAGTTCCAGTAGGCATAATTGTGCCTACTTGCATTTTCGATCTTTATTCTTTTTGGTTGGGTAAGGCCGATGCCACAAGAAGTTTGCTAGAAGGGAAATTGTTTAATCCAGAGGAAGCTTTAACAATCGGATTAGTTGATGAGCTGGTAAAACCGGAAAGTATCCTAACCGCTGCCGAGCGAAAAGCCAGAAAATATATGGCTCATGAGAGCAATACTTGGTCACAAAGCAAATTAAATATCCGCAAAGAATTAATTGCAAGTACAAGCGCTGATCAAAGCGCTGATCTAGAAATCATGCTTAAGCAATGGTGGTCGCCAAGCACAAGAGCTATTCTAAAAACCATAATCGATAGTCTTCAAAGAAAAACCACAAACTCATAA
- a CDS encoding TonB-dependent receptor — MHYRIKLLFLFVLPFFLLGFKIDETPLERLLKHLAKITSSYPQEKVHLHLDKPYYAIGEDIWLKAYLVTAEKNEPSFLSNVLYVDLIDNQNLLMKKITLSVENGTASGNISLIDSLTSGTYRIRAYTNYMRNYADYFYFEKFIKIGNILDPVPTAKLKEKKQDLSIKFFPEGGNLVAGIRNKVGVKAITSDGLGANLSGYVLNRNKEKVAEFTTENMGMGVFALMPSTKEHYTAYVLMADGNLKAFNFPEVAESGYGLAINTVDENINLNISCSQDLVDGKEMFVVAQSNGVMYASFSTKIDNAVFTANIPKKNFPTGIVQFTLFNAESKPILERLIFVNNNDALKIEVKNNTSASTIKKKVDLSLFVTDANNNPIDGNFSVSVTDADKVQVNEDEEITIMSNLLLTADLKGFIEKPNYYFNPANQNRDKQLDNLLLTQGWRRFNWNDISNQKEPEMNFRPEKSLEIAGKITSWGNKPLSNAKVIMFSNSSSYRFNLDTLSDAKGNFVFDKLAIPDTATFIIHSKSSKNNPRINISVNDRAPIINHQYIGNSINMLPYLQSTKEMFFELNKFNKLDKGILLKPVIITGKRALKPLLNVPNSANRSGAADYIISGDKLKYETNIYSVFTRVPGVMVVNNMVKQAAVRRSSLSITSQPPMLLIIDGVQINQRDFPGILQAMNPQDIAGIEVLTSMFNLSVYGSDGAWGIVYITTKMGGGPSTNVQTNLVKISNRGFTATKEFYSPDYDDPKTNQEMLDLRSTIYWKPNLNTDGNGKATFNFFNASTPGTYRITVEGMDTYGNIGRKVYTYQVKQNL, encoded by the coding sequence ATGCATTACCGAATTAAACTTTTGTTTCTATTTGTTTTGCCTTTTTTCTTACTAGGCTTTAAAATTGATGAAACTCCACTCGAAAGATTATTGAAGCACCTTGCCAAAATAACTTCAAGTTATCCTCAAGAAAAGGTTCACTTACACTTAGATAAACCCTATTATGCTATCGGCGAAGACATTTGGCTTAAAGCCTATCTGGTAACCGCAGAAAAAAACGAACCTTCATTTTTAAGTAATGTACTGTATGTTGATTTAATTGACAATCAAAACCTGTTGATGAAAAAAATTACGCTTTCAGTAGAGAATGGCACGGCAAGTGGTAACATAAGTTTAATAGATTCATTAACCTCTGGTACCTATCGCATTCGTGCCTACACCAATTACATGCGCAATTATGCCGATTATTTTTATTTTGAAAAGTTTATAAAAATTGGAAATATATTAGACCCAGTTCCGACTGCAAAATTAAAGGAGAAGAAACAAGACTTAAGCATTAAATTCTTCCCAGAAGGAGGAAACTTAGTTGCAGGCATTAGAAACAAAGTAGGTGTAAAGGCAATAACTTCTGATGGCTTGGGAGCTAATCTTTCTGGATATGTTTTAAATAGAAACAAAGAAAAAGTTGCAGAATTTACTACAGAAAATATGGGTATGGGTGTTTTTGCATTAATGCCCTCAACTAAAGAGCATTATACAGCTTATGTACTAATGGCTGATGGAAATTTAAAAGCATTTAATTTTCCAGAAGTTGCTGAAAGTGGTTACGGTTTAGCAATTAACACAGTCGATGAAAATATCAATTTAAATATTTCATGTAGCCAAGATTTAGTAGACGGTAAAGAAATGTTTGTTGTTGCCCAATCTAATGGTGTAATGTATGCTTCATTTTCCACTAAAATAGATAATGCTGTATTTACTGCTAATATCCCAAAAAAGAATTTCCCCACTGGGATAGTTCAGTTTACTTTATTTAATGCAGAAAGCAAACCTATTCTAGAACGCTTAATTTTTGTAAACAACAATGACGCCTTAAAAATTGAGGTTAAAAATAATACTAGTGCTAGCACCATTAAAAAGAAAGTGGATTTAAGTCTATTTGTTACTGATGCAAACAACAATCCTATCGATGGTAATTTCTCAGTTTCAGTAACCGATGCAGATAAAGTACAGGTTAACGAAGATGAAGAGATAACGATTATGTCAAACCTCTTATTAACCGCAGATCTAAAAGGGTTTATAGAAAAACCTAATTATTATTTCAATCCAGCAAATCAGAATAGAGATAAGCAACTCGATAATTTATTGTTAACACAAGGCTGGAGAAGATTCAACTGGAATGACATTAGCAACCAAAAAGAGCCAGAAATGAACTTCAGACCAGAAAAATCATTGGAGATAGCCGGTAAGATTACATCATGGGGAAATAAGCCTTTATCAAATGCAAAAGTAATTATGTTTTCTAACAGTTCATCGTATAGATTCAACTTAGATACCTTATCAGATGCGAAAGGGAATTTTGTGTTTGACAAGCTAGCTATACCAGACACCGCAACATTTATCATACATAGCAAATCAAGCAAAAATAACCCGAGAATAAATATCAGTGTAAATGACAGGGCTCCAATAATTAATCATCAGTATATTGGTAACTCCATTAATATGTTGCCTTATTTACAAAGCACCAAAGAGATGTTTTTTGAACTTAATAAGTTTAATAAGCTAGATAAAGGCATTTTATTAAAGCCTGTTATTATTACCGGTAAAAGGGCGCTAAAACCGCTACTTAATGTACCTAACTCTGCAAACAGAAGCGGTGCCGCCGACTATATAATTAGTGGTGATAAATTAAAATACGAGACAAATATATATTCTGTTTTTACTAGGGTGCCTGGTGTAATGGTGGTAAATAATATGGTTAAACAAGCTGCGGTTAGAAGATCATCATTGTCCATAACTAGCCAACCGCCCATGTTATTAATTATTGATGGCGTTCAAATTAATCAAAGGGATTTTCCAGGCATATTACAAGCAATGAATCCACAAGATATAGCAGGGATAGAAGTTTTAACCTCTATGTTTAATTTATCCGTTTACGGGTCTGATGGAGCTTGGGGTATTGTTTATATTACTACTAAAATGGGGGGCGGACCTTCAACCAATGTTCAAACAAATTTGGTTAAAATTAGCAACCGCGGTTTTACTGCAACTAAAGAGTTTTATTCGCCTGATTATGATGATCCTAAAACCAATCAAGAAATGCTAGACTTACGTAGTACAATTTATTGGAAGCCTAATTTAAATACAGATGGAAATGGTAAAGCAACTTTCAATTTCTTTAACGCAAGTACACCAGGCACGTACAGAATTACTGTAGAAGGAATGGATACTTATGGAAATATTGGCAGAAAAGTATATACTTACCAAGTAAAACAAAACTTATGA